From a region of the Phragmites australis chromosome 21, lpPhrAust1.1, whole genome shotgun sequence genome:
- the LOC133903942 gene encoding protein PHYTOCHROME-DEPENDENT LATE-FLOWERING-like isoform X1, translating into MGISFKLSKVGVRVHPAARSASAAPAQAAEADKPAARDKEESVSDARREDGFIKRANDVNGIKISQACSKEILPEHEVSFTFSLYDRGYLISKSAAMDPSQTSVQDGKTLHPYDRASEKLFSTIEAGRLPGDILDEIPSKYYNGSVVCEIRDYRKHASNLSSAELGLPIVNKVHLRMTFENVVKDITLLSDDSWSYRDFVEAEARIVKALQPELCLDPTPKLDRLCQDPVPHKLNLGIGKKRRLSQNPEVVTFSNMSHGKKVCVDRLSENPKADEMGIKGDNAAHQVDHSTIQNISGGSQPLRPNNSSQDAARMLLSHSGVQQTSSYSALGNDRVAGPPANFTGINSSISSPQNMMDYNDAVTANGPLSAKREIQDAPLQDPKRIKPTSGIDDVQQQQQQQIKPQSLGGQEMQWKNQQLHPQLDVKGMQYASSLSGQRYPSPMMNNMQDSASFYFNQQGLRYGAKQEQMDGSDRSKDVLQSMAPESSVLDQQKSQTQHLSQQSTARNNVTNMAQWQNTRFSAEKDLKKEEIIQRRKLASSSRAPSGPMVQSPVSSKSGEISSSSMGGQFGSAVTSAVIGAQKDKFAANSSAAVGYPSVASSPSDSMHRIQQPAVAPSKRKTNSVPKTQPPVSGVGSPASVSNIHSMLNASSPSIGTAPIGDQAILDKFAKIDTLSHRYQLHNKKNKVDKIPQKKSMVNASQDVARFLSSCFHTEDYIDTIRPLCNSMISGTINTCKTRIINFVGTNRMYQGHARPFRVVFKEMSDETVRMQYGDLEDFDGPNSHDCVFILPMKYYADLLGEQLLPLMLKDGHSMVDDQVVRGTPPGNLSTLSGILPDNLASGVKQEGGISQQLNVAAHANMASGTPMQQLPGNRMLSPANNNPVLAMQQGYMQGATMPPRSQQLDQNLVQQQQQQQQQQQPQQQNAQAQLQQPSSLPLNQMQRPQLLPTSPLSQMLGSGSNLPMGSSHMGNNKATPTSLQLQMLQQAQQQPMSRKVMMGLGSAMNMGNMVNNVVGLSGLGNVMGMGNMRPISSPMGSMSGLGNNSNPMNLGMASNLAAAGLRPGMSPAAIAKMRMGMGLAQQRAAGMYPQTGMVGMPGSSSPILSSSVGLSMMGHPLNRSNLSPLQRAMMSSMGPPKMAGSNFQLNTQQQMQLQQQLQQQQLQQNPQQQQQQQLQHHHHQQLQQQQQQQQQQLQQQQIQQLQQQQQQIQQLQQQQLLQQQQQMGSPLQQAQVGSPGGSQQSLMMQQQQISPQQMGQHAAMSPQLSSGTLQQMSNNVANPVATPGPPPSPQLSSQTHGSVNSIANSPMEQLQGANKGGPGSM; encoded by the exons GATGGATTTATTAAAAGAGCAAATGATGTTAATGGCATCAAAATTTCACAAGCGTGCTCCAAGGAAATTTTGCCAG AGCATGAGGTTTCTTTCACATTCAGCCTCTATGATAGAGGTTATCTCATTTCAAAGTCAGCAGCG ATGGATCCCAGTCAGACCTCAGTTCAGGATGGCAAAACACTGCATCCCTATGATAGAGCATCAGAAAAATTATTCTCT ACTATTGAAGCTGGGAGGCTGCCTGGCGATATTCTTGATGAGATACCAAGCAAGTACTATAACGGGTCAGTTGTTTGCGAG ATACGTGACTACCGAAAGCATGCATCCAATCTATCTTCTGCTGAGCTAGGACTACCCATCGTGAATAAAGTACATCTTCGGATGACATTTGAGAATGTTGTAAAGGACATTACGCTGCTATCTGATGATTCCTGGAGTTACAGGGATTTTGTG GAAGCTGAGGCACGTATTGTCAAAGCTCTACAACCGGAACTTTGCTTAGACCCTACTCCTAAATTGGACCGGCTTTGTCAGGATCCTGTTCCTCATAAG TTGAACCTTGGTATTGGAAAAAAGAGGAGGCTGAGTCAAAATCCTGAAGTTGTCACATTCAGTAACATGTCTCATGGTAAAAAGGTGTGCGTTGATAGGTTGTCTGAAAATCCCAAAGCAGATGAGATGGGCATCAAAGGTGATAATGCAGCTCACCAGGTTGATCACAGTACCATCCAAAATATTTCAGGCGGTTCCCAGCCGCTAAGACCAAATAATTCTTCACAAGATGCTGCCAGAATGCTATTGTCCCACTCTGGTGTACAGCAAACTAGCAGTTATTCTGCTCTTGGTAATGATCGTGTGGCAGGACCTCCTGCCAATTTTACTGGAATCAATTCCAGCATTTCGTCTCCTCAGAACATGATGGATTACAATGACGCTGTCACTGCCAATGGCCCTCTATCTGCGAAGAGGGAAATACAAGATGCTCCGCTTCAAGATCCTAAGAGAATAAAGCCAACTAGTGGCATTGATGAtgtacagcagcagcagcagcagcagataaAGCCTCAATCCCTTGGTGGGCAGGAGATGCAATGGAAGAACCAACAGTTGCATCCACAGTTAGATGTCAAGGGGATGCAGTATGCTTCTTCATTGAGTGGTCAGAGATATCCTTCTCCGATGATGAACAATATGCAAGATTCGGCTTCCTTCTATTTCAATCAGCAAGGTTTGAGATATGGTGCTAAGCAAGAGCAGATGGATGGCTCTGATAGGTCCAAAGATGTGTTACAGTCTATGGCACCTGAAAGTTCTGTGCTGGATCAGCAGAAATCCCAGACTCAACATTTGTCACAGCAATCAACTGCAAGAAATAATGTTACGAACATGGCACAGTGGCAGAATACTCGGTTTTCAGCTGAGAAGGActtgaaaaaagaagaaataattCAGAGAAGGAAGTTAGCTTCTAGCTCTCGTGCCCCTTCTGGACCAATGGTTCAATCTCCAGTGTCCTCTAAATCTGGAGAGATATCAAGCAGTTCAATGGGTGGCCAGTTTGGTTCTGCTGTGACATCTGCTGTAATAGGGGCACAGAAAGATAAGTTTGCTGCTAATTCCAGTGCTGCTGTTGGATACCCTTCTGTAGCTTCCAGCCCTAGTGATTCTATGCACCGGATACAGCAGCCTGCTGTTGCTCCttcaaagagaaaaacaaattCTGTCCCCAAAACTCAACCACCTGTGAGCGGTGTAGGATCTCCAGCCAGTGTTTCAAACATCCACTCTATGCTGAATGCTAGCAGCCCATCGATTGGGACTGCACCTATAGGAGACCAAGCGATTCTTGATAAATTCGCGAAAATTGATACTCTTTCACATCG gTACCAGCTGCATAATAAGAAGAACAAAGTTGATAAGATACCTCAAAAGAAGTCCATGGTCAATGCAAGCCAAGATGTTGCTAGATTTCTCTCCAGTTGCTTCCATACCGAGGATTATATAGATACAATAAGACCTCTTTGTAACTCTATGATTAGTGGAACTATAAACACGTGCAAGACTAGAATAATAAACTTTGTGGGCACGAATCGGATGTACCAAG GTCACGCAAGGCCATTCCGGGTTGTTTTCAAGGAAATGTCTGATGAAACTGTAAGAATGCAATACGGAGATCTAGAAGATTTTGATGGTCCAAATTCACATGATTGTGTATTCATATTACCAATGAAG TACTATGCTGACTTGCTTGGAGAGCAACTTCTTCCCCTG ATGTTGAAAGATGGGCATTCTATGGTAGACGATCAAGTTGTGCGTGGAACCCCTCCTGGTAATCTCAGTACACTGTCAGGAATTTTACCAGACAATTTAGCAAGTGGTGTAAAGCAAGAGGGAGGTATAAGCCAGCAACTTAATGTTGCAGCCCATGCAAACATGGCATCTGGAACACCAATGCAACAGCTTCCTGGCAATAGGATGCTTTCACCTGCGAATAACAACCCGGTCCTAGCAATGCAGCAAGGGTATATGCAAGGGGCAACCATGCCTCCAAGGAGCCAGCAACTTGATCAAAATTTggttcagcagcagcagcagcagcagcagcagcagcaaccgcAGCAGCAAAATGCTCAGGCACAGCTGCAGCAACCTTCATCTCTTCCGCTCAACCAAATGCAGAGACCTCAACTACTACCAACGAGCCCGTTATCTCAGATGCTGGGGTCTGGCTCAAATCTTCCGATGGGCTCAAGCCATATGGGCAACAATAAGGCTACTCCTACTTCCTTGCAGCTTCAGATGCTACAGCAAGCACAGCAGCAACCTATGTCCAGGAAAGTGATGATGGGGCTCGGCTCAGCCATGAACATGGGCAATATGGTTAACAATGTCGTTGGCCTCAGTGGTCTTGGAAACGTTATGGGAATGGGCAACATGCGGCCAATATCCTCCCCAATGGGATCGATGTCAGGATTAGGAAACAATTCCAATCCGATGAACCTTGGAATGGCCTCCAACCTTGCTGCAGCTGGACTCCGTCCAGGTATGAGCCCTGCTGCTATTGCCAAGATGCGTATGGGTATGGGGTTGGCGCAGCAAAGGGCAGCTGGCATGTATCCCCAGACTGGAATGGTTGGAATGCCTGGGAGCAGTTCTCCTATCCTTTCTAGTTCTGTTGGATTGTCCATGATGGGCCATCCTCTAAATAGAAGCAACCTCAGCCCCCTGCAGAGGGCCATGATGTCTTCTATGGGCCCTCCGAAGATGGCAGGAAGTAACTTTCAGCTGAACACCCAACAGCAAATGCAGCTCCAGCAGCAGTTGCAACAGCAGCAGCTCCAACAGAacccgcagcagcagcagcagcagcaactacagcaccaccaccaccaacaactacagcagcagcagcagcagcaacagcaacagctaCAGCAGCAGCAAATCCAACagctacagcagcagcagcagcaaatcCAACagctacagcagcagcagctgctgcagcagcaacaacaaatgGGATCTCCATTACAGCAGGCGCAAGTGGGCTCACCTGGTGGCTCACAGCAGTCCTtgatgatgcagcagcagcagataaGCCCGCAGCAAATGGGTCAGCACGCTGCAATGAGCCCCCAGTTGAGCTCAGGAACTCTTCAGCAAATGAGCAATAATGTGGCCAACCCTGTTGCCACGCCAGGCCCGCCCCCAAGCCCACAGCTGAGCTCACAGACCCATGGGTCGGTCAACAGCATTGCTAACTCTCCGATGGAGCAACTGCAAGGTGCCAATAAGGGAGGTCCCGGTAGCATGTAG
- the LOC133903942 gene encoding protein PHYTOCHROME-DEPENDENT LATE-FLOWERING-like isoform X2 — translation MGISFKLSKVGVRVHPAARSASAAPAQAAEADKPAARDKEESVSDARREDGFIKRANDVNGIKISQACSKEILPEHEVSFTFSLYDRGYLISKSAAMDPSQTSVQDGKTLHPYDRASEKLFSTIEAGRLPGDILDEIPSKYYNGSVVCEIRDYRKHASNLSSAELGLPIVNKVHLRMTFENVVKDITLLSDDSWSYRDFVLNLGIGKKRRLSQNPEVVTFSNMSHGKKVCVDRLSENPKADEMGIKGDNAAHQVDHSTIQNISGGSQPLRPNNSSQDAARMLLSHSGVQQTSSYSALGNDRVAGPPANFTGINSSISSPQNMMDYNDAVTANGPLSAKREIQDAPLQDPKRIKPTSGIDDVQQQQQQQIKPQSLGGQEMQWKNQQLHPQLDVKGMQYASSLSGQRYPSPMMNNMQDSASFYFNQQGLRYGAKQEQMDGSDRSKDVLQSMAPESSVLDQQKSQTQHLSQQSTARNNVTNMAQWQNTRFSAEKDLKKEEIIQRRKLASSSRAPSGPMVQSPVSSKSGEISSSSMGGQFGSAVTSAVIGAQKDKFAANSSAAVGYPSVASSPSDSMHRIQQPAVAPSKRKTNSVPKTQPPVSGVGSPASVSNIHSMLNASSPSIGTAPIGDQAILDKFAKIDTLSHRYQLHNKKNKVDKIPQKKSMVNASQDVARFLSSCFHTEDYIDTIRPLCNSMISGTINTCKTRIINFVGTNRMYQGHARPFRVVFKEMSDETVRMQYGDLEDFDGPNSHDCVFILPMKYYADLLGEQLLPLMLKDGHSMVDDQVVRGTPPGNLSTLSGILPDNLASGVKQEGGISQQLNVAAHANMASGTPMQQLPGNRMLSPANNNPVLAMQQGYMQGATMPPRSQQLDQNLVQQQQQQQQQQQPQQQNAQAQLQQPSSLPLNQMQRPQLLPTSPLSQMLGSGSNLPMGSSHMGNNKATPTSLQLQMLQQAQQQPMSRKVMMGLGSAMNMGNMVNNVVGLSGLGNVMGMGNMRPISSPMGSMSGLGNNSNPMNLGMASNLAAAGLRPGMSPAAIAKMRMGMGLAQQRAAGMYPQTGMVGMPGSSSPILSSSVGLSMMGHPLNRSNLSPLQRAMMSSMGPPKMAGSNFQLNTQQQMQLQQQLQQQQLQQNPQQQQQQQLQHHHHQQLQQQQQQQQQQLQQQQIQQLQQQQQQIQQLQQQQLLQQQQQMGSPLQQAQVGSPGGSQQSLMMQQQQISPQQMGQHAAMSPQLSSGTLQQMSNNVANPVATPGPPPSPQLSSQTHGSVNSIANSPMEQLQGANKGGPGSM, via the exons GATGGATTTATTAAAAGAGCAAATGATGTTAATGGCATCAAAATTTCACAAGCGTGCTCCAAGGAAATTTTGCCAG AGCATGAGGTTTCTTTCACATTCAGCCTCTATGATAGAGGTTATCTCATTTCAAAGTCAGCAGCG ATGGATCCCAGTCAGACCTCAGTTCAGGATGGCAAAACACTGCATCCCTATGATAGAGCATCAGAAAAATTATTCTCT ACTATTGAAGCTGGGAGGCTGCCTGGCGATATTCTTGATGAGATACCAAGCAAGTACTATAACGGGTCAGTTGTTTGCGAG ATACGTGACTACCGAAAGCATGCATCCAATCTATCTTCTGCTGAGCTAGGACTACCCATCGTGAATAAAGTACATCTTCGGATGACATTTGAGAATGTTGTAAAGGACATTACGCTGCTATCTGATGATTCCTGGAGTTACAGGGATTTTGTG TTGAACCTTGGTATTGGAAAAAAGAGGAGGCTGAGTCAAAATCCTGAAGTTGTCACATTCAGTAACATGTCTCATGGTAAAAAGGTGTGCGTTGATAGGTTGTCTGAAAATCCCAAAGCAGATGAGATGGGCATCAAAGGTGATAATGCAGCTCACCAGGTTGATCACAGTACCATCCAAAATATTTCAGGCGGTTCCCAGCCGCTAAGACCAAATAATTCTTCACAAGATGCTGCCAGAATGCTATTGTCCCACTCTGGTGTACAGCAAACTAGCAGTTATTCTGCTCTTGGTAATGATCGTGTGGCAGGACCTCCTGCCAATTTTACTGGAATCAATTCCAGCATTTCGTCTCCTCAGAACATGATGGATTACAATGACGCTGTCACTGCCAATGGCCCTCTATCTGCGAAGAGGGAAATACAAGATGCTCCGCTTCAAGATCCTAAGAGAATAAAGCCAACTAGTGGCATTGATGAtgtacagcagcagcagcagcagcagataaAGCCTCAATCCCTTGGTGGGCAGGAGATGCAATGGAAGAACCAACAGTTGCATCCACAGTTAGATGTCAAGGGGATGCAGTATGCTTCTTCATTGAGTGGTCAGAGATATCCTTCTCCGATGATGAACAATATGCAAGATTCGGCTTCCTTCTATTTCAATCAGCAAGGTTTGAGATATGGTGCTAAGCAAGAGCAGATGGATGGCTCTGATAGGTCCAAAGATGTGTTACAGTCTATGGCACCTGAAAGTTCTGTGCTGGATCAGCAGAAATCCCAGACTCAACATTTGTCACAGCAATCAACTGCAAGAAATAATGTTACGAACATGGCACAGTGGCAGAATACTCGGTTTTCAGCTGAGAAGGActtgaaaaaagaagaaataattCAGAGAAGGAAGTTAGCTTCTAGCTCTCGTGCCCCTTCTGGACCAATGGTTCAATCTCCAGTGTCCTCTAAATCTGGAGAGATATCAAGCAGTTCAATGGGTGGCCAGTTTGGTTCTGCTGTGACATCTGCTGTAATAGGGGCACAGAAAGATAAGTTTGCTGCTAATTCCAGTGCTGCTGTTGGATACCCTTCTGTAGCTTCCAGCCCTAGTGATTCTATGCACCGGATACAGCAGCCTGCTGTTGCTCCttcaaagagaaaaacaaattCTGTCCCCAAAACTCAACCACCTGTGAGCGGTGTAGGATCTCCAGCCAGTGTTTCAAACATCCACTCTATGCTGAATGCTAGCAGCCCATCGATTGGGACTGCACCTATAGGAGACCAAGCGATTCTTGATAAATTCGCGAAAATTGATACTCTTTCACATCG gTACCAGCTGCATAATAAGAAGAACAAAGTTGATAAGATACCTCAAAAGAAGTCCATGGTCAATGCAAGCCAAGATGTTGCTAGATTTCTCTCCAGTTGCTTCCATACCGAGGATTATATAGATACAATAAGACCTCTTTGTAACTCTATGATTAGTGGAACTATAAACACGTGCAAGACTAGAATAATAAACTTTGTGGGCACGAATCGGATGTACCAAG GTCACGCAAGGCCATTCCGGGTTGTTTTCAAGGAAATGTCTGATGAAACTGTAAGAATGCAATACGGAGATCTAGAAGATTTTGATGGTCCAAATTCACATGATTGTGTATTCATATTACCAATGAAG TACTATGCTGACTTGCTTGGAGAGCAACTTCTTCCCCTG ATGTTGAAAGATGGGCATTCTATGGTAGACGATCAAGTTGTGCGTGGAACCCCTCCTGGTAATCTCAGTACACTGTCAGGAATTTTACCAGACAATTTAGCAAGTGGTGTAAAGCAAGAGGGAGGTATAAGCCAGCAACTTAATGTTGCAGCCCATGCAAACATGGCATCTGGAACACCAATGCAACAGCTTCCTGGCAATAGGATGCTTTCACCTGCGAATAACAACCCGGTCCTAGCAATGCAGCAAGGGTATATGCAAGGGGCAACCATGCCTCCAAGGAGCCAGCAACTTGATCAAAATTTggttcagcagcagcagcagcagcagcagcagcagcaaccgcAGCAGCAAAATGCTCAGGCACAGCTGCAGCAACCTTCATCTCTTCCGCTCAACCAAATGCAGAGACCTCAACTACTACCAACGAGCCCGTTATCTCAGATGCTGGGGTCTGGCTCAAATCTTCCGATGGGCTCAAGCCATATGGGCAACAATAAGGCTACTCCTACTTCCTTGCAGCTTCAGATGCTACAGCAAGCACAGCAGCAACCTATGTCCAGGAAAGTGATGATGGGGCTCGGCTCAGCCATGAACATGGGCAATATGGTTAACAATGTCGTTGGCCTCAGTGGTCTTGGAAACGTTATGGGAATGGGCAACATGCGGCCAATATCCTCCCCAATGGGATCGATGTCAGGATTAGGAAACAATTCCAATCCGATGAACCTTGGAATGGCCTCCAACCTTGCTGCAGCTGGACTCCGTCCAGGTATGAGCCCTGCTGCTATTGCCAAGATGCGTATGGGTATGGGGTTGGCGCAGCAAAGGGCAGCTGGCATGTATCCCCAGACTGGAATGGTTGGAATGCCTGGGAGCAGTTCTCCTATCCTTTCTAGTTCTGTTGGATTGTCCATGATGGGCCATCCTCTAAATAGAAGCAACCTCAGCCCCCTGCAGAGGGCCATGATGTCTTCTATGGGCCCTCCGAAGATGGCAGGAAGTAACTTTCAGCTGAACACCCAACAGCAAATGCAGCTCCAGCAGCAGTTGCAACAGCAGCAGCTCCAACAGAacccgcagcagcagcagcagcagcaactacagcaccaccaccaccaacaactacagcagcagcagcagcagcaacagcaacagctaCAGCAGCAGCAAATCCAACagctacagcagcagcagcagcaaatcCAACagctacagcagcagcagctgctgcagcagcaacaacaaatgGGATCTCCATTACAGCAGGCGCAAGTGGGCTCACCTGGTGGCTCACAGCAGTCCTtgatgatgcagcagcagcagataaGCCCGCAGCAAATGGGTCAGCACGCTGCAATGAGCCCCCAGTTGAGCTCAGGAACTCTTCAGCAAATGAGCAATAATGTGGCCAACCCTGTTGCCACGCCAGGCCCGCCCCCAAGCCCACAGCTGAGCTCACAGACCCATGGGTCGGTCAACAGCATTGCTAACTCTCCGATGGAGCAACTGCAAGGTGCCAATAAGGGAGGTCCCGGTAGCATGTAG